In Brachybacterium fresconis, the genomic stretch TTCCAGCTGGACGGCTCCGGCATGCGCACCCTGCTGCGGCAGATGAAGCCCGACCACTTCGCGGACATCACCGCGGTCTCCGCGCTGTACCGCCCCGGGCCGATGGGCATGGGATCGCACACCAACTACGCGCTGCGCAAGAACGGGCTGCAGGAGATCACCCCGATCCACCCGGAGCTCGAGGAGCCCCTGGCCCACATCCTGGATGAGACCTACGGCGTGCTGGTCTACCAGGAGCAGGTCATGCAGACGGCGCAGACGGTCGCCGGGTACAGCCTCGGCGAGGCCGACATCCTGCGCCGCGCCATGGGCAAGAAGAAGAAGGCCGAGCTGGACAAGCAGTACGTCTCCTTCGAGGCCGGCATGAAGAACAACGGGTACTCCGACGCCGCCGTGCAGGCGCTGTGGGAGACGCTGCTGCCCTTCGCCGACTACGCCTTCAACAAGTCGCACTCGGCCGCCTACGGCGTGGTCTCCTACTGGACCGGCTATCTCAAGGCGAACCACCCCACCGAGTACATGGCCGCGCTGCTGACCTCCACCCAGGAGAACCGCGACCGTCTGGGCCTGTACCTCGGCGACTGCCGCCACCGCGGCATCACCGTGCTGCCGCCCGACGTCAACGAGTCCGACCTGTACTTCTCCGCCGTCGGCGACGACATCCGCTTCGGCCTCTCGGCGATCCGCAACGTCGGCGCCCACGTGGTGAAGGAGATCATCTCCACCCGGGAGGAGAAGGGCGCCTTCACCTCCTTCACCGACTTCCTGGACAAGGTGCCGCTGACCGTGTGCAACAAGCGCACGATCGAGTCCCTCATCAAGGGCGGGGCCTTCGACTCCCTCGGCGCGAACCGTCGCTCCCTGGCGCTCATCCACGAGGACGCCGTCGATTCCGTGGTCGACGTCAAGCGCAAGGAGGCCCAGGGCCAGTACGACCTGTTCGGCGACGTCTTCGGCGGCGGAGGCGGCGAGGAGGTGGCGACCGGCTCCGCGGCCACCATCGTGATCCCCGACCTGCCGGAATGGGACCGCAAGGAGAAGCTCGCCTTCGAGCGGAACATGCTGGGCCTGTACGTCTCGGACCATCCACTGTACGGCCTCGAGCACGTCATCGCCCAGAACTCCTCGACGGCGATCAGCGCGCTCGCCGACGACGGCGCCGTCGAGGACGGCGCCATGGTCACCATCGCGGGTCTGATCACGTCCCTGCAGCGCAAGACCACCAAGAAGGGCGACATGTGGGCGATCGCCACGGTCGAGGACCTCGAGGGCTCGATCGACTGCCTCCTGTTCCCCTCCACCTACCAGACCGTCGCCACCGAGCTCGCCGAGGACCTCATCGTCTCGATGAAGGGCCGCGTGGACACCTCAAAGGGCATGCCGGAGCTGAAGGTGATGGACATGACCATCCCGGAGACCGGGGGAGGGCCCGACGGCCCGGTCACCATCGCCCTGCCCGCGATGCGCGCCACCACCAAGGTCGCCCAGCAGCTGCGCGGCGTGCTGGAGGACAACCCCGGCCCCAGCGAGGTGCGGCTGCGCCTGCAGGAGCCGGGCCGGTCCACGCTGATGCAGCTGGACAAGCGGCTGTCGGTCGCCCCGTCGGCCGCGCTGTACGCCTCGCTGAAGACGCTGCTGGGCCCCAGCTGCCTGCAGTGACCCGATGACGTCGTGGCGGGTGGCGACCTGCAACATCCGCCACGGACTCGGCCCCGACGGCCGGGTCGATCTGGCACGCACCGCCGAGGAGGTCCGGGCGCTGGGGGCCGACGTCGTCGGCCTGCAGGAGGTCGACGTCGCCTTCGGTCCCCGCTCCGACCATGGGGACCAGGCCGCAGAGCTCGGCGCTCTGCTGGGGATGCGGGTCGGTTTCGGCGCCGCCCTCGACCTGCCACCGGCCCGGGAGGGAGACCCGCGGCGTCGCTACGGGATCGCGCTGCTGACCCGCCACGAGATCCTCGCGCAGGAGATGCGCCTGCTTCCGGCTCATCCCGGCTGCGCCCCGCCGACGGAGCCCCGCGGCGTGCTCCATGCGCGTCTGCGGCGCCGCGACGGCGCGCAGCTCGAGGTCCTGGTCACGCACCTGGACAACGCGAGCCGCGCCCACCGCACCTCGCAGGTGCAGGGCATCGTCCGCCTCGCCGAGGACGTCGTGGGGCCGGCGGTGCTGATGGGCGACATGAACGCCGAACCCTTCTCGCGCGAGCTCGCCGCGCTCCCCGCCACGGGGTGGCGCGATGCGGCGCAGCACGTCGCGGCACCGCCGTCCCGAGCCGCCGGGCAGCTCGAGGGTACGCTCCGGGCGGAGCTCCTCCGGTCGGCAGCGGGCCGCGCGGTGCGGGCGCTCCTGGACGTCACCGGCCTGCGGCGCGGCTCCACCGGGGGCGCCACCCATCCCGCACGCTTCCCGCTGCGACGGATCGACGCGCTGTGGGTGCGGGGCGGGATCGCCGTGTCCTCGCTCGAGGTGGGCCCGTGCGGCAGCTCGGATCATCGGCCCGTGGTGGCCACCCTGCGCGTCGGTCGCTGAGGCCCCGCGCCGCGTCCGCCTCCTCGCTGGACTAGCGTGGACGCATGAGCACCATCGCCCAGGACCTGCTGCCCGATTCGCTGCTGAGCACCTTCCGAGAGCGCGCCGTGGTCCACGACCGCGAGAACACCTTCCCCACGGACGACCTCGCCGACCTCCGGGACCGGGGCTATCTGCGCCTGCTGGTGCCCACCGAGCTCGGCGGGCTCGGCGCGACCCTGCTGGAGGCGAGCCGGATCCAGCGCCGCCTCGCCCAGGCCGCCCCCGCCACGGCGCTGTCGATGAACATGCACCTGGTGGTGACCGGGGCCGCACTGCACGCCCACCGCCTCGGCGTCGGCGAGGTGCGCACGATCCTCGAGGACGCCGCCGCAGGACAGCTGTTCGCCTTCGGGATCTCGGAGCCGGGCAACGACGCGATGCTCTTCGACTCCTCCACCCGGGCCGAGGAGCAGGAGGACGGCGGCTACCGCGTCACCGGCACCAAGATCTTCACCTCTCTCGCCCCCGTCTGGGACCGCCTGGTGGTGCACGGCCGCGTCGCCGAGGCGACCGAGGCCGATCCGCGGCTCGCCTTCGGGGTGCTCGAGCGCACCGACGAGGTCGAGACCCTCGACGACTGGGACACCCACGGCATGCGCCCCTCCCAGTCCTGCACCACCCGCCTGCACGGGGCTCGGATCCCCGGCGACCGGGTGCTGACGCGCACCCCCGTCGGCCCGAACCCCGACCCGTTCGTGATGGGGATCTTCGGTGCCTTCGAGCTGCTGATCGCCTCCGTCTACACCGGCGTCGCCGAGCGTGCCGTGGCCGTCGGCGCGGACATCGCCGCGACCCGACGCAGCATCACCAAGGACATCGTCCACGCGGACGACCCCGACATCCGCTGGCGGCTGGCCGATGCCGCGATCGGCCTGGACGGCACAATGCTGCAGATCGAGAAGGTGATGGCCGATCTCGATGCCCTCGGCACCGGAGAGGGAGGCGCCGGAACCGTCGATCACGGTGCGCGGTGGTTCCTGCACTTCTCCGGCGTGAAGTCCCGGGCCACCGAGGCCGCGATCAGCGCCGTCGACCAGGTGCTGCGGGCCAGCGGCGGCTCCCAGTACTCCCGACGCAGCGAGCTGGAGCGGCTCTCCCGGGACGTGCGCGCCGGGATGTACCACCCGTCCGACGAGGAGTCCGTGCATGCCTCCTATGCCACGGCGCTGCTCGGCGAGGTCGGCGCGTCCCGGCCCCCGCTGGGTCGCTGAGCGCCACGCCGCCCCGCGCGTCCTGGAGGAGGCGGGCTTCCACCTCAGGCCCCCATCTCGAGCACGCCGTCGCCGACCTGCTGCCTGCGCGCCGGCCCAGCGGAGCGGCCGACGGCGGTATTCGGCCCGGTCGCGTTCGTCGGTCCGCTGTGCTTCCGACGCCGCGGTGCGCGACGACGTCTCACGATGTGTCCCTCACGTCCGCATGATGGGATCGCGGGTCTAAGGTCGTCCGCCGTGAGCACCGCACCAGATACGACCTCCGCCGCCCCCGCCGCGCCCGCCAACACCCGCGGGCGCGTCATCACCGCCTCGATGGTCGGCACGACGATCGAGTTCTTCGACTTCTACGCCTACGCGACCGCGGCCTCGCTGGTCTTCCCGGCCCTGTTCTTCCCCACCCAGACCCCGGCGAACCAGCTGCTGAGCTCCTTCGCGGTCTTCGGCGTGGCCTTCGTGGCCCGTCCGCTGGGCTCGCTGATCTTCGGGCACTTCGGCGACCGCGTCGGTCGCAAGACCACTCTGGTGGCGAGCCTGCTGGTGATGGGCATCGCCACCGTCCTGATCGGCGTGCTGCCCGGCGCCGCGACCCCGGGCTTCTCCGTCCTCGCCCCCACGATCCTGGTGCTGCTGCGCTTCTGCCAGGGCGTCGGGCTGGGCGGCGAATGGTCCGGGGCCGCCCTGCTCGCCACCGAGAACGCCCCGCCCGGCAAGCGCGCCCTGTACGGCACCTTCCCGCAGCTGGGCGCTCCCATCGGGTTCATCCTGTCCAACCTGATCTTCGTGGTGCTCAGCCTCCAGCTGACCCCGGAGCAGTTCGCCTCCTGGGGCTGGCGCGTGCCCTTCCTGCTCTCCTCGATCCTGGTCGCCGTCGGACTGTGGGTGCGCCTGAAGCTCATGGAGTCCCCGGCCTTCCAGAAGGTGATCGACGAGGAGCGGGTCGCCGCGGTCCCGATCGCCCGCATCGTCCGCACCGCCTGGCGGCCGCTGATCCTCGCCACTCTCGCGATGGTCGCGACCTATGTGCTCTTCTACCTGATGACGGCCTTCCTCATGGTGGTCGGCACCCGCCCGGCCGACGAGGCCTCCGCCCGTGCGGCAGCCGAGGCCGCCGGCAACTCCTTCGACCCCAGCACCTTCGTGCCGGGACTCGGCTACGACCGCCCGCATTTCCTGACCATGCTGATCATCGGCGTGGTGTTCTTCGGGATCTTCACCGTGGTCTCCGGCCCGCTCGCCGATCGCGTCGGACGGCGGCCGCTGCTGCTGGTCGTCACCGTCGCGATCGCGGTGTTCGGCATGCTGATCGAGCCGCTGATGAGCTCGGGCACCGTCGGCGTCATGGCCGCGCTGATCGTCGGGTTCACGCTGATGGGCCTCACCTTCGGCCCGATGGCCGCGTTCCTGCCGGAGATGTTCCGGGCCGACGTGCGCTACACCGGCAGCGCCGTCAGCTACAACCTGGCGTCCGTGATCGGGGCGGCCCCCGCCCCGTACGCGCTCATCGCGCTGTGGCAGGCCCTCGGCGGGTCGCTGTGGCTGGTCGGCGCCTATCTCGCGCTCGCCGCCGCGATCACTCTGGTGGCACTGCTGGTCGGCACGGAGACGCGCGAGGTCGACTACCTGGCCTGAGTCGCAGGAGCGGAGACGACGAAGGGCGGCACCCGATCGGGTGCCGCCCTTCTCCTGTCTCAGCGGTCGAACTCAGCGCTTCCTGTTCTCGCGGTAGTAGCGGATCAGCGCTGCCGTGGAGGCGTCCTCCCCGGCGATCGCGGACTCGTCGCCCGCGACCGCGCCGGCGAGATCCTTCGCGAGCTGCTTGCCCAGCTCCACGCCCCACTGGTCGAAGGAGTTGATGCCCCAGACGACCCCCTGGACGAAGGTGATGTGCTCGTACAGCGCGATCAGCTGGCCCAGCACCGAGGGGGTGAGCTTCGGGGCCATGATCGAGGTGGTGGGACGGTCACCGGAGAACTCGCGGGCCGCGACCAGAGCGCCCTCGGTGCCCTCGGCACGCACCTCCTCGGCGGTCTTGCCGAAGGCCAGCGCCTTGGTCTGGGCGAAGAAGTTCGCCAGGAACAGCTCGTGGACGTCCTGCTCGCCGTCGGCGAGGGCATGGTTCGGGGTGGCGAAGGCGATGAAGTCCGCCGGGATGATCCGGGTGCCCTGGTGGATCAGCTGGTAGAAGGCGTGCTGGCCGTTGGTGCCGGGTTCGCCCCAGAACACCTCGCCGGTCTCGGTGGTAGCCAGCGTCCCGTCCCAGCGCACGGACTTGCCGTTGGACTCCATGGTCAGCTGCTGGAGGTAGGCCGGGAAGCGGTGGAGGTACTGGGAGTAGGGGAGCACCGCATGGGTCTCCGCCTCCAGGAAATTCACGTTCCACACGTTCAGCAGCCCCATCAGCAGCGGCACGTTCTGCTCGGCCGGAGCCGTCGCGAAGTGCTCGTCCATCCCGTGGAAGCCGGCCAGCAGCTCCTCGAAGGCGTCCGGTCCCAGCACGGTGGCCAGCACCGTGCCGATCGCGGAGTCGACCGAGTAGCGGCCGCCCACCCAGTCCCAGAAGCCGAAGGCGTTGTCGGGGTCGATGCCGAAGTCCGCGACCTTGTCCAGCGCGGTGGAGACGGCCACGAAGTGCTTGGCGATGGCCTCCTTCTCCTGCTCCGGCGTCAGCGCCGCGTTCTCCCGCAGCCCTTGCAGCAGCCATTCGCGCACCAGACGCGCGTTGGTGAGGGTCTCCAGCGTGGTGAAGGTCTTCGAGGCGACGATGACCAGCGTGGTCTCGGGGTCGAGGTCCTTGGTGGACTCGTAGGCGTCGGTCGGGTCGATGTTCGAGACGAAGCGGGCGGACAGGCCGTCCTGGGCCCACGGCTTCAGCGCCTCGTAGACCATCACGGGACCGAGGTCGGAGCCGCCGATGCCGATGTTCACGACCGTCTCGATCCGTCGGCCGGTCATGCCGGTCCACTGGCCGGAGCGGACCTGGTCGGCGAAGGCGTACACGCGTCGGAGGGTCTCCTGGACGTCGGCGTCGATCTGCTGGCCGTCCACCTCGAGGGCGGGGGAGGCGCCGGCGGGGCGGCGCAGGGCGGTGTGCAGGACCGCGCGGTCCTCGGTGGTGTTGATGTGGGCGCCGGCGAGCATCGCATCGCGGCGCTCGAGGACCCCGACCTCGCGGGCGAGCTGCTGGAGCAGCTCCATGGTCTCCGCGGTCACGAGGTTCTTGGAGAGGTCGACGTGGAGGTCGGCCGCTCGGTGGCTGAAGCGCTCGGCGCGCTGCGGATCCGCGGCGA encodes the following:
- a CDS encoding endonuclease/exonuclease/phosphatase family protein produces the protein MTSWRVATCNIRHGLGPDGRVDLARTAEEVRALGADVVGLQEVDVAFGPRSDHGDQAAELGALLGMRVGFGAALDLPPAREGDPRRRYGIALLTRHEILAQEMRLLPAHPGCAPPTEPRGVLHARLRRRDGAQLEVLVTHLDNASRAHRTSQVQGIVRLAEDVVGPAVLMGDMNAEPFSRELAALPATGWRDAAQHVAAPPSRAAGQLEGTLRAELLRSAAGRAVRALLDVTGLRRGSTGGATHPARFPLRRIDALWVRGGIAVSSLEVGPCGSSDHRPVVATLRVGR
- a CDS encoding acyl-CoA dehydrogenase family protein, which produces MSTIAQDLLPDSLLSTFRERAVVHDRENTFPTDDLADLRDRGYLRLLVPTELGGLGATLLEASRIQRRLAQAAPATALSMNMHLVVTGAALHAHRLGVGEVRTILEDAAAGQLFAFGISEPGNDAMLFDSSTRAEEQEDGGYRVTGTKIFTSLAPVWDRLVVHGRVAEATEADPRLAFGVLERTDEVETLDDWDTHGMRPSQSCTTRLHGARIPGDRVLTRTPVGPNPDPFVMGIFGAFELLIASVYTGVAERAVAVGADIAATRRSITKDIVHADDPDIRWRLADAAIGLDGTMLQIEKVMADLDALGTGEGGAGTVDHGARWFLHFSGVKSRATEAAISAVDQVLRASGGSQYSRRSELERLSRDVRAGMYHPSDEESVHASYATALLGEVGASRPPLGR
- a CDS encoding MFS transporter, with translation MCPSRPHDGIAGLRSSAVSTAPDTTSAAPAAPANTRGRVITASMVGTTIEFFDFYAYATAASLVFPALFFPTQTPANQLLSSFAVFGVAFVARPLGSLIFGHFGDRVGRKTTLVASLLVMGIATVLIGVLPGAATPGFSVLAPTILVLLRFCQGVGLGGEWSGAALLATENAPPGKRALYGTFPQLGAPIGFILSNLIFVVLSLQLTPEQFASWGWRVPFLLSSILVAVGLWVRLKLMESPAFQKVIDEERVAAVPIARIVRTAWRPLILATLAMVATYVLFYLMTAFLMVVGTRPADEASARAAAEAAGNSFDPSTFVPGLGYDRPHFLTMLIIGVVFFGIFTVVSGPLADRVGRRPLLLVVTVAIAVFGMLIEPLMSSGTVGVMAALIVGFTLMGLTFGPMAAFLPEMFRADVRYTGSAVSYNLASVIGAAPAPYALIALWQALGGSLWLVGAYLALAAAITLVALLVGTETREVDYLA
- the pgi gene encoding glucose-6-phosphate isomerase; amino-acid sequence: MTAPNSSTAPVDPTTTDAWSALEAHHLEQSTSLREWFAADPQRAERFSHRAADLHVDLSKNLVTAETMELLQQLAREVGVLERRDAMLAGAHINTTEDRAVLHTALRRPAGASPALEVDGQQIDADVQETLRRVYAFADQVRSGQWTGMTGRRIETVVNIGIGGSDLGPVMVYEALKPWAQDGLSARFVSNIDPTDAYESTKDLDPETTLVIVASKTFTTLETLTNARLVREWLLQGLRENAALTPEQEKEAIAKHFVAVSTALDKVADFGIDPDNAFGFWDWVGGRYSVDSAIGTVLATVLGPDAFEELLAGFHGMDEHFATAPAEQNVPLLMGLLNVWNVNFLEAETHAVLPYSQYLHRFPAYLQQLTMESNGKSVRWDGTLATTETGEVFWGEPGTNGQHAFYQLIHQGTRIIPADFIAFATPNHALADGEQDVHELFLANFFAQTKALAFGKTAEEVRAEGTEGALVAAREFSGDRPTTSIMAPKLTPSVLGQLIALYEHITFVQGVVWGINSFDQWGVELGKQLAKDLAGAVAGDESAIAGEDASTAALIRYYRENRKR